Proteins from one Mycolicibacter virginiensis genomic window:
- a CDS encoding primosomal protein N' produces MLSVPHLDREFDYLVTPEQAEDALPGARVRVRFHGRLVDAFVWERRVDTDHVGRLGRLERVVSAEPVLTEEVRRLVEAVAARYAGSRADVLRLAVPPRHARVEREAMTPTEPPVIAPVDPAGWQRYVAGGSFLAALGEGRAARAVWQVLPGDSWTDRFVDAAAQTIRAGRTALAIVPDQRDVDALCGAATARIDASVVVALSAGLGPATRYRRWLSVLRGGARLVIGTRSAVFAPLADLGLVMVWDDGDDSLSEPRAPYPHARDVAMLRAHLAGCAALIGGHARTAEAHALVGTGWAHDVVAPRAVLRAAVPRVVALDDTGYAEERDAAARSARLPTVALQSARSALAAGAPVLVQVPRRGYVPSLACGRCRAIARCRHCTGPLSLSERGSAALCRWCGRVDPALRCARCGSDAVRAVVIGARRTAEELGRAFPGTPVVTSAGDTIVDRIEDGAALVIATPGAEPRAPHGYGAALLLDSWALLGRQDLRAAEDTLRRWMGAAALVRDHASGGLVTVVAESSIPTVQALIRWDPVGHAEAELATRAEVGLPPAVHMAALDGDPDSVTTLLEQARLPDGADLLGPVPLPPGVRRPAGVPDELNVIRMLVRVGRDHGLPLASALRHGIGVLSARGSTHPVRVQIDPLHIG; encoded by the coding sequence ATGCTCTCGGTGCCGCACCTGGACCGTGAGTTCGACTATCTGGTCACGCCGGAGCAGGCCGAGGACGCCCTTCCCGGGGCGCGCGTGCGGGTGCGCTTTCATGGCCGGCTGGTGGACGCCTTCGTCTGGGAGCGCCGCGTCGACACCGACCATGTCGGCCGGCTGGGCCGGCTGGAGCGGGTGGTCTCGGCCGAACCGGTGCTCACCGAGGAGGTCCGCCGGCTGGTGGAAGCGGTGGCCGCACGCTACGCCGGGAGCCGGGCCGACGTGCTGCGGCTGGCCGTGCCGCCGCGGCACGCCCGGGTGGAACGTGAAGCGATGACGCCAACCGAGCCCCCCGTCATCGCCCCGGTAGATCCCGCCGGTTGGCAGCGGTATGTGGCGGGCGGATCGTTCCTGGCCGCGCTGGGCGAAGGCCGGGCCGCTCGCGCGGTATGGCAGGTGCTACCCGGCGACTCGTGGACCGACCGGTTCGTCGACGCTGCCGCCCAGACGATTCGCGCCGGCCGAACCGCCCTGGCAATCGTGCCCGATCAGCGCGACGTCGATGCGCTGTGTGGTGCCGCGACGGCCCGAATCGACGCGTCGGTAGTGGTAGCGCTGTCCGCGGGGCTGGGTCCGGCCACCCGTTACCGCCGCTGGCTGTCGGTACTGCGCGGCGGGGCACGCCTGGTGATCGGCACGCGAAGCGCGGTGTTCGCCCCACTGGCCGATCTGGGCCTGGTGATGGTCTGGGATGACGGCGACGACTCGCTGTCCGAGCCACGGGCGCCCTACCCGCATGCCCGCGACGTGGCGATGCTGCGGGCCCACCTGGCGGGCTGCGCGGCCCTGATCGGCGGGCACGCCCGCACCGCCGAAGCGCACGCCCTGGTGGGCACCGGGTGGGCGCACGACGTGGTGGCCCCGCGGGCGGTGTTGCGGGCGGCCGTGCCGCGGGTGGTCGCACTCGACGACACCGGCTATGCCGAGGAGCGCGACGCGGCGGCGCGCAGTGCTCGCTTGCCCACCGTCGCCCTGCAGAGCGCGCGCAGCGCACTCGCGGCTGGCGCGCCGGTACTGGTGCAGGTGCCTCGGCGGGGTTATGTGCCGTCGCTGGCCTGCGGGCGCTGTCGCGCGATTGCCCGCTGTCGGCACTGCACCGGCCCGTTGTCGCTGTCGGAGCGCGGTAGTGCCGCATTGTGCCGCTGGTGCGGCAGGGTTGATCCGGCGCTGCGCTGTGCGCGCTGCGGGTCGGATGCCGTGCGGGCGGTGGTCATCGGCGCCCGGCGCACCGCCGAAGAACTTGGCCGCGCCTTCCCGGGCACCCCGGTCGTCACCTCCGCCGGTGACACCATCGTCGACCGCATCGAGGACGGTGCAGCCCTGGTGATCGCCACTCCCGGCGCCGAACCCCGCGCCCCGCACGGCTACGGGGCAGCGTTGCTGCTCGACAGTTGGGCGCTGCTGGGCCGCCAGGATCTGCGTGCCGCCGAGGACACGCTGCGGCGCTGGATGGGAGCGGCGGCGCTGGTGCGTGACCATGCGTCCGGCGGGCTGGTGACGGTGGTCGCCGAATCGTCGATCCCGACGGTGCAGGCCCTGATCCGGTGGGACCCGGTCGGCCACGCCGAGGCCGAGCTGGCCACCCGAGCCGAGGTGGGGCTGCCGCCCGCGGTGCACATGGCTGCGCTCGACGGAGATCCGGACTCGGTGACGACGTTGCTGGAGCAGGCGCGGCTGCCCGACGGCGCCGACCTGCTGGGGCCGGTGCCGCTGCCGCCGGGAGTGCGGCGTCCCGCCGGTGTCCCCGACGAGCTGAATGTCATCCGGATGCTGGTTCGGGTGGGCCGCGATCACGGCTTACCGTTGGCGTCGGCGTTGCGCCACGGCATCGGGGTGCTCAGTGCACGTGGGTCGACCCACCCGGTGCGGGTGCAGATCGATCCGCTGCACATCGGTTAG
- a CDS encoding MFS transporter yields the protein MRVNRTLAISAGSLAVLLGALDTYVVVTIMRDIMAPQPAGVGIPINKIQQLTPIITCYLLGYIAAMPLLGRASDRFGRKLLLQVSLATFAIGSVVTALSTDLSMLVVGRTIQGVAAGALLPVTFALGADLWAQRRRSAVLGWIAGAQELGSVLGPLYGIFIVWALTSWRDVFWINVPLTVLAMVLIHFSLPPQSTDGPRERVDVVGGLLLAVILGLLTIGLYNPDPSAKQALPDHGTAYLLVAAIALVAFVVWEIKSPTKLLDPAGARIGPFLAALGSSLCAGAALMVTLVDVELFGQGVLGKTQNEAAMLLLWFLAALPVGAVVGGAIATAVGDRLVTFVGLLIAAGGYWLISKWPVDLMAYHHDVLGLSLPAAHTDQVLAGFGLGLVIGPLTSAVMRVVPPREHGIAAAGVVVARMTGMLIGMAALSAWGLYRFNQILAGLPKMPGGSLAEKMAGTAANSKLAFAMMYGEIFAITAIICVVGAVLGLFIGSNDVHAEDPEVPEPEAAISR from the coding sequence ATGCGGGTCAACCGCACGCTGGCAATCAGCGCGGGTAGCCTCGCCGTTCTGCTCGGGGCACTCGACACCTATGTCGTGGTCACGATCATGCGCGACATCATGGCTCCGCAGCCGGCGGGTGTGGGCATCCCGATCAACAAGATCCAGCAGCTGACGCCGATCATCACCTGTTACCTGCTCGGCTACATCGCAGCGATGCCGCTGCTGGGCCGGGCTTCTGACCGGTTCGGCCGCAAGCTGTTGCTGCAAGTCAGCCTGGCCACCTTCGCCATCGGATCGGTGGTGACGGCACTGTCGACCGACCTGTCGATGCTGGTGGTCGGCCGCACCATCCAGGGCGTCGCGGCCGGGGCGCTGTTGCCGGTGACGTTCGCTCTCGGTGCCGACCTGTGGGCGCAACGCCGCCGGTCGGCGGTGTTGGGCTGGATCGCCGGCGCCCAGGAACTGGGCAGTGTGCTGGGTCCGCTGTACGGCATCTTCATCGTCTGGGCGCTGACCAGCTGGCGAGACGTGTTCTGGATCAACGTGCCGCTGACCGTGCTGGCCATGGTGTTGATCCACTTCAGTCTGCCCCCGCAGTCCACGGACGGCCCCCGAGAGCGTGTCGATGTGGTCGGCGGTCTGCTGCTGGCGGTGATCCTGGGTCTGCTGACGATCGGCCTGTACAACCCCGACCCCAGCGCCAAGCAGGCGCTGCCCGACCACGGTACGGCGTACCTGTTGGTTGCGGCGATCGCGCTGGTGGCGTTCGTGGTCTGGGAGATCAAATCGCCGACGAAGCTGCTCGACCCGGCCGGCGCCCGGATTGGTCCGTTTCTGGCCGCGTTGGGTTCCTCGCTCTGCGCCGGCGCCGCGCTCATGGTCACCCTGGTTGACGTCGAACTGTTCGGCCAGGGCGTGCTCGGCAAGACCCAGAACGAGGCGGCGATGCTGCTGCTGTGGTTCCTGGCCGCACTGCCCGTCGGTGCCGTGGTGGGCGGGGCGATAGCCACCGCGGTCGGTGACCGACTGGTCACGTTCGTCGGGCTGCTCATCGCCGCCGGGGGCTACTGGCTGATCTCGAAGTGGCCGGTCGACCTGATGGCCTACCACCACGATGTCCTGGGCCTCAGCCTTCCGGCGGCACACACCGACCAGGTGCTGGCCGGTTTCGGCTTGGGCCTGGTGATCGGCCCGCTGACCTCAGCGGTGATGCGCGTGGTGCCGCCGAGGGAGCACGGTATCGCCGCGGCGGGTGTGGTGGTGGCCCGAATGACGGGGATGCTGATCGGCATGGCCGCCCTGTCGGCGTGGGGCCTTTACCGGTTCAACCAGATCCTGGCCGGCCTGCCCAAGATGCCCGGCGGCAGCTTGGCCGAGAAGATGGCCGGAACTGCGGCCAACTCCAAGCTGGCCTTCGCCATGATGTACGGCGAGATCTTCGCGATCACCGCCATCATCTGTGTGGTGGGCGCGGTGCTCGGATTGTTCATCGGCAGCAACGACGTACACGCCGAAGATCCGGAAGTGCCCGAGCCGGAGGCCGCCATCTCACGGTGA
- the rpe gene encoding ribulose-phosphate 3-epimerase yields MSRAMIAPSILSADFARLADEVAAVKGADWLHVDVMDAHFVPNLTLGLPVVQSLLAATDIPMDCHLMIEDPGRWAPPYAEAGAYNVTFHAEATDNPVAVARDIRAAGAKAGLSIKPGTPLEPYLEILRDFDTLLVMSVEPGFGGQSFIPEVLSKVRAVRKLVDSGELNILVEIDGGINADTVEQAAEAGVDCFVAGSAVYSAADPGAAVESLRRQALAASPHLRA; encoded by the coding sequence ATGTCACGAGCCATGATCGCGCCGTCGATCCTGTCGGCCGATTTCGCCCGCCTCGCCGATGAGGTCGCCGCTGTCAAGGGTGCGGACTGGCTGCACGTCGATGTGATGGACGCCCATTTCGTCCCGAACCTGACCCTGGGCTTGCCGGTGGTGCAGAGTCTGTTGGCGGCCACCGACATCCCGATGGACTGCCATCTGATGATCGAGGACCCGGGACGCTGGGCGCCGCCCTACGCCGAGGCCGGCGCATACAACGTCACATTCCACGCCGAGGCCACCGACAACCCGGTCGCCGTTGCCCGCGACATCCGCGCCGCGGGCGCTAAAGCCGGACTCAGCATCAAGCCCGGCACGCCATTGGAGCCCTACCTGGAGATCCTGCGGGACTTCGACACCCTGCTGGTGATGTCGGTGGAGCCCGGTTTCGGCGGGCAGTCCTTCATCCCCGAGGTGCTGAGCAAGGTGCGCGCCGTGCGCAAGCTGGTGGATTCCGGGGAGTTGAACATCCTGGTGGAGATCGACGGCGGCATCAACGCCGACACCGTCGAACAGGCCGCGGAAGCCGGCGTCGACTGCTTTGTCGCCGGCTCGGCCGTCTACAGCGCCGCTGACCCGGGCGCCGCCGTTGAATCACTGCGACGTCAGGCTCTGGCGGCGTCACCGCACCTGCGCGCATGA
- the fmt gene encoding methionyl-tRNA formyltransferase — protein sequence MRIVFAGTPDTALPSLQRLIDSPRHDVVAVLTRPDAASGRRGTPQPSPVARLALDHGIPVLRPAQPNAPESVAELAELAPECCPVVAYGALLRDALLAVPKHGWVNLHFSLLPAWRGAAPVQAAIAAGDEVTGATTFRIEPELDSGPVYGVVTETIRSDDTAGELLGRLALSGAELLAATLDGIDEGALHAVPQPSEGVSYASKISVDDARVRWELPAAVIERRIRAVTPNPGSWTMIGDQRVRVGPVGLADDGPAGLSPGDIHVDRRHVWVGTGSVPVRLGQIQPPGKKLMNAADWARGARLDAGVRAS from the coding sequence GTGCGCATTGTCTTCGCCGGCACCCCGGACACCGCGTTGCCGTCGTTGCAACGGCTGATCGATTCGCCGCGCCACGACGTGGTGGCGGTATTGACCCGACCCGACGCGGCATCCGGCCGGCGGGGGACCCCGCAGCCGTCTCCGGTGGCCCGCCTGGCCCTCGACCACGGCATCCCGGTGCTGCGGCCGGCCCAGCCCAACGCACCTGAGTCCGTCGCCGAGCTGGCCGAACTGGCACCGGAGTGCTGCCCGGTGGTCGCCTACGGGGCACTGCTGCGCGACGCGTTGCTGGCGGTGCCGAAGCACGGCTGGGTGAACCTGCACTTCTCCCTGCTGCCGGCCTGGCGGGGCGCGGCCCCGGTGCAGGCGGCGATCGCCGCCGGCGACGAGGTGACGGGGGCGACGACCTTTCGCATCGAGCCGGAACTGGACTCCGGGCCGGTCTACGGGGTCGTGACCGAGACCATCCGGTCCGATGACACCGCGGGTGAACTGCTGGGGAGGCTGGCACTTTCGGGCGCCGAACTGCTGGCGGCCACTCTCGACGGCATCGATGAGGGAGCGCTGCACGCGGTGCCGCAGCCGAGCGAGGGGGTCAGCTATGCGTCGAAGATCAGCGTCGATGACGCACGGGTGCGTTGGGAGCTGCCGGCCGCGGTGATCGAGCGCCGGATCCGTGCCGTCACCCCGAACCCGGGCTCCTGGACCATGATCGGCGACCAACGAGTCAGGGTCGGTCCTGTCGGCCTCGCCGACGATGGCCCAGCAGGACTGTCACCCGGCGACATTCATGTCGACCGGCGGCATGTGTGGGTCGGTACCGGATCGGTGCCGGTGCGGTTGGGCCAGATCCAGCCGCCCGGAAAGAAACTCATGAATGCCGCCGACTGGGCGCGCGGCGCCCGGCTCGACGCGGGTGTGCGGGCATCATGA
- a CDS encoding RsmB/NOP family class I SAM-dependent RNA methyltransferase encodes MTGPQRGQRRPQRPHDGPRKSRRKPLDPARRAAFDVLQAVSQRDAYANLALPALLAERGITGRDAAFATELTYGTCRVRGLLDAIIGAAAQRAPETINPVLLDLLRLGSYQLLRTRVEPHAAVSTTVDQAAIEFDSARGGFVNGVLRTISTRDEQSWTAELAPNADSDPIGHAAFVRTHPRWIAQAFADALGAAAGELDAVLAGDDERPRVHLAARPGALTAAELAAAVDGEVGRYSPYAVYLPGGDPGKLDAVRAGQALVQDEGSQLVARALTLAPVDGDTGRWLDLCAGPGGKTALLAALGAQTGARVTAVEQAPHRAALVAENTRGLGVEVLTADGRESGLEPGFDRVLVDAPCTGLGALRRRPEARWRRLPADIPVLAKLQRELLAAAIGLTRPGGVVLYATCSPHLAETVGVVADALRRHPVRALDTRELFAPVDALGDGPHVQLWPHRHGTDAMFAAALQVI; translated from the coding sequence ATGACCGGACCGCAACGCGGCCAGCGCCGTCCGCAGCGTCCCCACGACGGCCCGCGCAAATCCCGCCGGAAACCGCTGGACCCGGCTCGCCGTGCCGCATTCGATGTGCTGCAGGCGGTCTCGCAGCGCGATGCCTACGCCAACCTGGCGCTGCCGGCACTGCTGGCCGAACGCGGAATCACCGGCCGTGACGCTGCTTTCGCCACGGAACTGACCTACGGCACCTGCCGGGTGCGTGGCTTGCTTGACGCCATCATCGGGGCGGCGGCGCAGCGAGCACCCGAGACGATCAACCCGGTGCTGCTGGATCTGCTGCGGCTGGGCAGCTATCAACTGCTTCGGACCCGAGTCGAGCCGCATGCCGCGGTTTCGACCACCGTCGATCAGGCGGCCATCGAATTCGACTCCGCACGTGGGGGTTTCGTCAACGGCGTGCTGCGCACCATCAGCACCCGCGACGAGCAGTCCTGGACAGCGGAACTGGCACCGAATGCCGACAGCGATCCGATCGGCCACGCCGCCTTCGTCCGCACCCACCCGCGCTGGATCGCGCAGGCGTTCGCCGACGCGCTGGGGGCCGCGGCCGGTGAACTCGATGCGGTGCTGGCCGGTGACGACGAACGGCCCCGCGTGCATCTGGCGGCCCGGCCGGGCGCCTTGACCGCGGCCGAATTGGCCGCCGCGGTGGACGGCGAAGTCGGTCGGTATTCGCCCTACGCCGTTTATCTGCCGGGCGGCGACCCCGGCAAGCTCGATGCCGTGCGCGCCGGTCAGGCCCTGGTCCAAGACGAGGGCAGCCAGCTGGTGGCCCGCGCCCTGACATTGGCTCCGGTCGACGGTGACACCGGCCGGTGGCTGGACCTATGCGCCGGGCCGGGCGGCAAGACCGCGCTGCTGGCTGCCCTTGGCGCGCAGACCGGGGCGCGGGTGACCGCCGTTGAACAGGCCCCGCACCGGGCCGCGCTGGTCGCCGAGAACACCCGCGGCCTGGGCGTGGAGGTGCTGACTGCCGACGGTCGCGAGTCGGGTCTGGAACCCGGCTTCGACCGGGTGCTGGTCGACGCGCCCTGCACCGGGTTGGGAGCCCTGCGGCGTAGGCCCGAAGCCCGGTGGCGCCGGCTGCCTGCCGACATCCCGGTACTGGCGAAACTGCAGCGTGAATTGCTGGCCGCGGCGATCGGGCTGACCCGGCCGGGGGGAGTGGTGCTGTACGCGACATGCTCGCCGCACCTGGCCGAAACGGTCGGTGTGGTGGCCGACGCACTACGCCGGCATCCGGTGCGTGCGTTGGACACCCGGGAACTGTTCGCGCCGGTCGACGCGCTCGGCGACGGACCGCACGTGCAGCTGTGGCCGCACCGGCACGGGACCGACGCCATGTTCGCTGCGGCGCTACAAGTAATCTGA
- the ribD gene encoding bifunctional diaminohydroxyphosphoribosylaminopyrimidine deaminase/5-amino-6-(5-phosphoribosylamino)uracil reductase RibD, with translation MSTEGDGGHAVGHDAAMLLAIEQAQRVKGNTYPNPPVGAVILDRDGRVVGVGGTRPAGEAHAEVVALRRAGELSVGGTAVVTLEPCNHHGRTPPCVDALLAAGVAQVVYAVDDPNPDAGGGAARLADAGVQVISGVQAAAVSTGPLREWLHKQRTGRPHVTWKYATSIDGRSAAADGSSQWITSEAARADLHRRRAAADAIVVGTGTVLVDDPTLTARLPDGTLAERQPLRVVVGQREISADAHVLNDDSRTMVIRTHDPAEVLRALADRTDVLLEGGPTLAGAFLRAGAIDRILAYVAPILLGGPVTAVDDVGVPNIARALRWRFDTLEQIGPDLLLSLVPH, from the coding sequence ATGAGCACCGAAGGCGACGGCGGGCATGCCGTCGGCCATGACGCCGCGATGCTGCTGGCGATCGAACAGGCGCAGCGGGTCAAGGGCAATACCTACCCCAATCCACCCGTGGGCGCGGTCATTCTGGATCGCGACGGCCGGGTGGTCGGCGTCGGGGGAACCCGTCCGGCCGGCGAGGCGCACGCCGAAGTGGTGGCGTTGCGCCGGGCCGGTGAGCTGAGCGTCGGCGGTACGGCGGTCGTCACGCTCGAGCCCTGCAATCACCACGGCAGAACCCCGCCGTGCGTGGACGCGCTGCTGGCCGCCGGGGTGGCGCAGGTGGTCTACGCCGTCGACGACCCCAACCCGGATGCGGGGGGCGGGGCGGCGCGGCTGGCCGACGCGGGCGTTCAGGTTATTTCTGGGGTGCAGGCCGCGGCCGTGAGCACGGGGCCGTTGCGGGAGTGGCTGCACAAGCAACGCACCGGCCGCCCGCACGTCACCTGGAAATACGCCACCAGCATTGACGGTCGCAGCGCGGCCGCCGACGGTTCCAGCCAGTGGATCACCAGCGAGGCAGCCCGGGCTGATCTGCACCGCCGTCGGGCGGCAGCCGACGCCATCGTGGTCGGCACCGGCACCGTGCTCGTCGACGACCCCACATTGACCGCCCGGCTGCCCGACGGCACCCTGGCCGAACGTCAACCACTGCGGGTGGTGGTGGGCCAGCGTGAGATCTCCGCGGACGCGCACGTGCTCAATGACGACTCACGCACCATGGTGATCCGCACCCACGACCCGGCCGAGGTACTGCGGGCCCTCGCCGACCGCACCGATGTGCTGCTCGAGGGCGGCCCCACGTTGGCCGGGGCATTCCTGCGAGCGGGAGCGATCGACCGCATCCTGGCCTACGTGGCACCGATCCTGCTGGGCGGGCCGGTCACCGCCGTCGACGACGTCGGCGTGCCCAACATTGCCCGGGCATTGCGCTGGCGGTTCGACACCCTGGAGCAGATCGGCCCCGACCTGCTGCTATCGCTGGTCCCGCACTAG
- a CDS encoding universal stress protein encodes MSQVRTAPGVVVGVDGSPESDAAVAWATHEAIMRQLPITLLHVVTPLETGWPPGPVAEGMPSWQADEATKILARARNVVDASRGDAASPEVHTVMAYSQVVSTLIGITKDCWLTVVGSTGLGAIGRLLLGSVSTSLIHHAQGPVAVIRTDRACSTDAPVVVGIDGSPASERATAVAFEEASFRGVPLVALHAWSDVGVMPILNVDRHEYEVQGHEILAERLAGYQEQYPDVAVERRVVCDHPARWLIKAAEQAQLVVVGSRGRGGFASQLLGSVSSAVVQAAGIPVIVVRPASK; translated from the coding sequence ATGTCACAAGTGAGAACGGCACCCGGAGTTGTGGTGGGTGTAGACGGATCGCCTGAATCCGACGCGGCAGTGGCTTGGGCGACGCATGAGGCGATCATGCGCCAGTTGCCGATCACGCTGCTGCATGTGGTGACGCCCTTGGAGACCGGCTGGCCCCCCGGGCCAGTAGCTGAAGGGATGCCCAGTTGGCAGGCCGACGAGGCGACCAAGATCCTGGCGCGGGCCCGCAACGTGGTCGACGCCAGCCGGGGCGACGCCGCGTCGCCGGAGGTGCACACCGTGATGGCCTACTCCCAGGTGGTTTCGACGCTGATCGGTATCACCAAGGACTGCTGGCTGACTGTCGTCGGCTCAACGGGATTGGGTGCGATCGGCCGCCTGTTGCTGGGCTCGGTGAGCACCAGCCTGATTCACCACGCGCAGGGCCCGGTCGCGGTCATTCGCACCGATCGGGCCTGCTCGACAGATGCGCCCGTAGTGGTGGGCATCGACGGTTCGCCCGCGTCGGAGCGAGCTACGGCGGTGGCTTTTGAAGAGGCCTCGTTCCGCGGGGTGCCGCTAGTGGCTTTGCACGCCTGGAGTGACGTCGGGGTCATGCCGATCCTCAACGTTGACCGACATGAGTACGAGGTCCAGGGCCACGAGATCCTCGCCGAACGCCTCGCCGGCTATCAGGAGCAATATCCGGATGTCGCCGTCGAGCGCCGGGTCGTCTGCGACCACCCGGCCCGCTGGTTGATCAAGGCGGCCGAGCAGGCTCAGCTGGTGGTGGTCGGCAGTCGCGGCCGTGGCGGATTCGCCAGTCAGCTCTTGGGGTCGGTCAGCTCCGCGGTGGTTCAGGCCGCGGGGATTCCGGTGATCGTGGTCCGGCCTGCCTCGAAATGA
- a CDS encoding AAA family ATPase has protein sequence MEFATHGDAGAPKAAPYVAAHETHSGVVVLAGDRAYKAKKPVQTDFLDFRTVEQREEACAREVRLNSRIAPDSYFGVAHLSGASTGAPEPIIVMRRYHDDQRLASMVSSGAAVENVLDSIARVLADFHDRAERGPRISLQGKPEAIYQRWFDNFPTLHRHADTVVPAELVRHVEDLAGAYLAGRAGLFAQRIDEGCIVDGHADLLADDIFWTDNQPVLLDCLEFSDDLRFLDRIDDAAFLAMDLEFLGRKDLGDHFLNRYTAYSGDAAPSSLRDFYMAYRAAVRAKVDCVQLTQGKSGADAAAARHLEIAVSHLEHGAIRLVLVGGGPGTGKSTLARTLAERVGAVVVSTDDVRKELHESGQLSGEAGSLGTGLYAPANVAAVYQAILHRAGRHLAGGQSVILDGTWRDAQVRAEARRLAADKHAATTEIQCVVPGDVAADRIRNRAPGNSDATPQIAAALTAQDFDWDTAHRVDTAQPLDDCVREAQELWRAAIQRPRLP, from the coding sequence ATGGAGTTCGCGACACACGGCGACGCGGGTGCGCCGAAAGCGGCGCCCTACGTCGCGGCCCATGAAACGCACTCCGGCGTGGTGGTCTTGGCCGGCGATCGGGCCTACAAGGCCAAAAAGCCGGTGCAGACCGACTTCCTGGATTTCCGCACGGTCGAGCAGCGCGAAGAGGCGTGCGCGCGGGAAGTCCGACTCAACAGCCGTATTGCCCCCGACAGTTATTTCGGGGTGGCCCATCTCAGCGGGGCATCCACCGGAGCACCTGAACCGATCATCGTGATGCGCCGCTATCACGACGACCAGCGGTTGGCTTCGATGGTCTCCAGCGGTGCTGCCGTCGAAAACGTGCTCGACAGCATCGCCCGGGTGCTGGCCGACTTCCACGACCGGGCTGAGCGCGGCCCGCGAATCAGCCTGCAGGGCAAGCCCGAGGCGATCTACCAACGGTGGTTCGACAACTTCCCCACACTGCACCGCCACGCCGACACCGTGGTGCCCGCCGAGTTGGTGCGGCACGTTGAGGACCTTGCCGGCGCATACCTTGCCGGCCGGGCGGGCCTGTTCGCTCAGCGGATCGACGAGGGCTGCATCGTCGACGGCCACGCCGACCTGCTCGCCGACGACATCTTCTGGACGGACAACCAGCCGGTGCTGCTCGACTGCCTGGAGTTCAGTGACGACTTGCGTTTCCTCGACCGGATCGACGACGCCGCCTTCCTCGCGATGGACTTGGAATTCCTCGGCCGCAAGGATCTCGGCGACCACTTCCTGAACCGCTACACCGCCTATTCGGGCGACGCTGCGCCGTCGTCGCTGCGGGATTTCTATATGGCCTACCGTGCCGCGGTGCGGGCCAAAGTCGACTGCGTGCAGCTGACCCAGGGCAAGTCCGGCGCCGACGCCGCCGCGGCGCGCCACCTGGAGATCGCCGTGAGCCACCTCGAGCACGGCGCCATTCGGCTGGTGCTCGTCGGCGGCGGTCCCGGAACCGGTAAGTCGACGCTGGCCCGAACGCTCGCCGAACGGGTCGGGGCGGTGGTGGTGTCCACCGATGACGTGCGCAAAGAACTACACGAGTCCGGGCAGCTAAGTGGCGAGGCCGGTTCCCTCGGCACCGGTTTGTACGCACCGGCCAATGTCGCTGCCGTTTACCAGGCGATCCTGCATCGGGCGGGCCGGCATCTGGCCGGCGGTCAGTCGGTGATCCTCGACGGCACCTGGCGCGATGCGCAGGTCCGCGCCGAAGCCCGCCGCCTGGCGGCCGACAAACACGCGGCGACCACCGAGATCCAGTGCGTGGTACCCGGCGATGTCGCCGCCGACCGAATCAGAAACAGAGCCCCGGGCAACTCCGATGCCACACCGCAGATCGCCGCGGCGCTGACCGCTCAGGACTTTGACTGGGACACCGCGCATCGCGTCGACACGGCCCAACCGCTCGATGATTGCGTGCGAGAGGCTCAGGAGCTGTGGCGCGCCGCAATCCAGCGGCCGCGACTTCCCTAA
- a CDS encoding DUF732 domain-containing protein produces the protein MFTLTYHGVTMAAAAAIAAATLPYGAAAADPNQDDQFLAVLQEKQIPAMENISTVVAAGHTVCRKLDDGIPARTVLDGLNNDAYGMNPDLREQSDRLSATMSRFIAAAVEVYCPGDQNKIASLAAGRTWRTTGLARVFVVANHRPRTDLPGAVLGSPVDTIATGDASQPKPPKIPPPPAPKAKIPRSPGAVTKPPPRQQPPPPQQLPPPAPQAPPEQLPPPPPEQPPPPPQDLPAPGGPQSGSATDGSGPGNGGSGSGGAGGGGADNGAPAEPPPAPPRPPGMIQLVPW, from the coding sequence ATGTTCACCCTGACGTACCACGGCGTCACAATGGCCGCCGCTGCCGCGATCGCCGCCGCCACGCTGCCGTACGGTGCGGCAGCGGCAGACCCGAATCAAGACGATCAATTTCTGGCGGTGCTCCAAGAGAAACAGATTCCCGCCATGGAGAACATCTCGACCGTTGTCGCCGCCGGCCATACCGTGTGCCGCAAACTCGATGACGGTATACCGGCGCGCACCGTACTCGACGGATTGAACAACGATGCCTACGGCATGAACCCCGACTTACGCGAGCAGTCGGATCGACTGTCGGCCACCATGAGCCGATTCATCGCGGCAGCGGTCGAGGTTTACTGCCCAGGCGATCAGAACAAGATTGCATCGCTGGCGGCCGGCCGCACGTGGCGCACCACCGGGCTCGCCCGGGTTTTCGTGGTAGCCAATCACCGTCCCCGCACCGACCTTCCTGGTGCGGTGCTCGGCTCACCGGTCGACACCATAGCCACCGGCGACGCGTCGCAGCCGAAACCGCCGAAGATTCCGCCGCCGCCGGCACCCAAGGCCAAGATCCCCCGGTCCCCCGGCGCCGTCACGAAACCACCGCCCCGGCAACAGCCGCCGCCCCCACAACAACTTCCACCGCCGGCGCCCCAAGCACCACCAGAGCAGCTGCCGCCCCCGCCACCGGAGCAGCCGCCCCCGCCACCGCAAGACCTGCCGGCCCCGGGCGGTCCGCAGTCCGGCAGTGCCACCGACGGCAGCGGCCCAGGCAACGGCGGCAGTGGCAGCGGTGGCGCCGGCGGTGGGGGCGCCGACAACGGCGCGCCCGCAGAGCCCCCACCGGCACCGCCCAGGCCACCCGGCATGATCCAACTCGTGCCGTGGTGA